One region of Bosea sp. 29B genomic DNA includes:
- a CDS encoding metal ABC transporter substrate-binding protein produces the protein MPSRRCFLDLVVATTLALGLAVSAGSALAQAAPGKPLRVVTTFTVIQDIAQNVAGTAAIVESITKPGAEIHDYQPTPLDVVKAQSADLVLWNGMNLERWFEKFFDNVKNVRSAVVTDGIVPMGIKDGPYEGKPNPHAWMSTASALIYVENIRKALAEADPANAATYAKNAADYGAQIKAMDAPLRARLDKVPADKRWLVSSEGAFSYLTRDYGWREAYLWPINADEQGTPQQVRRLIDLVRKNKLPAVFSESTISDRAARQVARETGAKYGGVLYVDSLSDARGAVPTYLKLLEVTVDTIAKGFGQ, from the coding sequence ATGCCCTCGCGCCGTTGTTTCCTTGATCTCGTCGTAGCCACGACACTGGCGCTTGGCCTCGCCGTTTCCGCTGGAAGCGCCCTGGCACAGGCCGCGCCGGGCAAGCCGCTGCGCGTCGTCACGACCTTCACGGTTATCCAGGACATCGCCCAGAACGTCGCCGGCACGGCGGCGATCGTCGAGTCGATCACCAAGCCGGGGGCAGAGATCCACGATTACCAGCCGACGCCGCTTGATGTGGTGAAGGCGCAGTCGGCTGATCTCGTCCTGTGGAACGGCATGAACCTGGAGCGCTGGTTCGAGAAGTTCTTCGACAATGTGAAGAACGTCAGGAGCGCCGTGGTGACCGATGGCATCGTGCCGATGGGCATCAAGGACGGGCCTTATGAGGGCAAGCCCAACCCGCATGCCTGGATGTCGACGGCGAGCGCGCTGATCTATGTCGAGAACATCCGCAAGGCATTGGCCGAGGCCGATCCGGCCAATGCCGCGACCTATGCGAAAAACGCCGCGGACTACGGCGCTCAGATCAAGGCGATGGACGCGCCCTTGCGCGCCCGGCTCGACAAGGTGCCGGCCGACAAGCGCTGGCTCGTCTCCAGCGAGGGCGCCTTCAGCTATCTGACCCGCGACTATGGCTGGCGCGAAGCCTATCTCTGGCCGATCAATGCCGACGAGCAGGGCACGCCGCAGCAGGTGCGCCGCCTGATCGATCTCGTCCGCAAGAACAAGCTCCCGGCCGTGTTCAGCGAGAGCACGATCTCGGACCGTGCTGCCAGGCAGGTCGCGCGCGAGACCGGGGCCAAATATGGCGGCGTGCTCTATGTCGACTCGCTGTCGGATGCGCGCGGCGCAGTGCCGACCTATCTCAAGCTGCTCGAAGTCACCGTCGATACGATCGCGAAAGGGTTCGGCCAGTGA
- a CDS encoding Fur family transcriptional regulator: protein MKGIDQRVTEFEHQLRKAGLRMTQQRRLILRVLAEADDHPDAKGIFTRAFVHDPTLSLSTVYRTMKLLETQGAIERHAFEDGVSRYEHADQAHHDHLIDVESGEVIEFSSPEIEELQAKIAAKLGYEIVRHKLELYGRKLGRKGRRKPGEG from the coding sequence ATGAAAGGAATCGACCAGCGCGTGACGGAGTTCGAGCACCAGCTCCGCAAGGCGGGCCTGCGCATGACCCAGCAGCGCCGGCTGATCCTGCGGGTTCTGGCCGAGGCCGACGATCATCCCGATGCGAAGGGCATCTTCACCCGCGCCTTCGTGCATGACCCGACGTTGTCGCTCTCGACCGTCTATCGCACGATGAAACTGCTGGAGACGCAGGGCGCAATCGAGCGCCATGCCTTCGAGGACGGCGTCTCGCGCTACGAGCATGCCGATCAGGCCCATCACGACCATCTGATCGATGTCGAGAGCGGCGAGGTGATCGAATTCTCCTCGCCGGAGATCGAAGAGCTGCAGGCGAAGATCGCCGCCAAGCTCGGCTACGAGATCGTCCGCCACAAGCTCGAACTCTATGGCAGGAAGCTCGGCCGGAAGGGTCGCCGCAAGCCCGGCGAAGGCTGA
- a CDS encoding GGDEF domain-containing protein has product MSDRSKIMVTARPRRGASLDTKLVLGCMVLLALSLALALGLITILGSDYVRASRNLEALTLYRKVLTAANRLSAERGPMNSVLGEEPAADSPAARKLAEFRTSSDQALAEITPDDDNEVSRHLVARDKLGNVHASLAAARRAADRLSARPLAERDTNEIRGVIAGMFGVVETMRPVVVAAMAELTEHDSSLSGHALTGLMLGDLREYAGRLGSFLAPSIAAREPLSVTAYDELILTHGRILQIWQSLEHQLALHTDAPELVAAVGAARTRYFRDGLDLIARLSAEGKTGYYSVNTEQMTLQYVPTMAPLERLRESFLDDMLAHAQATRASSVRWLQLVVAFTGLIVLTNLLLLVLARRRIFRPLLQARNHIVALAEERNLDRPTRVNRHSGEIHELFAALESLRLKLRERLRLTERLKVQAETDALTGLLNRRTFDRLGQDDSGFADLPIETGLILMDIDRFKLINDTYGHITGDHVLRTTAGLVAEMVRKNDLVMRYGGEEFAIVLPSTSLRTLARIAETLRAAIAEQAIMLDDGTELLVTASFGVATGRRDGPGWKTLIEAADHALYTAKAEGRNRVGIAGEHMLAGKVVADRVRAA; this is encoded by the coding sequence TTGAGCGATCGTTCCAAAATAATGGTCACCGCCCGCCCGCGGCGGGGCGCCAGCCTCGATACCAAGCTCGTTCTGGGCTGCATGGTCCTGCTCGCGCTCTCGCTTGCACTGGCGCTCGGCCTGATCACCATTCTCGGCAGCGATTATGTCCGTGCCAGCCGCAATCTCGAGGCGCTGACGCTTTACAGGAAAGTGCTGACCGCGGCGAACCGGCTCTCGGCCGAGCGCGGCCCGATGAACAGCGTGCTCGGCGAGGAACCGGCGGCGGACAGTCCTGCCGCGCGCAAGCTTGCCGAATTCCGCACATCGAGCGATCAGGCCCTGGCCGAGATCACGCCCGATGACGATAACGAGGTCAGCCGGCATCTCGTCGCCCGCGACAAATTGGGCAACGTCCATGCCAGCCTCGCCGCGGCAAGACGCGCAGCGGATCGGCTGAGCGCACGGCCACTGGCCGAGCGCGACACCAACGAGATCCGCGGCGTGATCGCTGGCATGTTCGGGGTCGTCGAGACGATGCGGCCGGTGGTGGTCGCCGCAATGGCCGAGCTGACGGAGCATGACAGCTCGCTTTCAGGGCATGCCCTGACCGGGCTGATGCTTGGCGATCTGCGCGAATATGCCGGGCGGCTCGGATCCTTCCTCGCCCCGTCGATCGCTGCGCGCGAACCGCTCTCCGTAACGGCTTACGACGAACTCATCCTGACCCATGGGCGTATCCTGCAGATCTGGCAATCGCTGGAACACCAGCTTGCCCTGCACACCGACGCGCCCGAACTGGTCGCCGCCGTCGGCGCGGCGAGAACCCGCTACTTCCGCGATGGGCTCGACCTCATCGCGCGGCTGAGCGCCGAGGGAAAGACGGGCTACTATTCGGTCAACACCGAGCAGATGACCTTGCAGTACGTTCCGACGATGGCGCCGCTGGAACGCCTGCGCGAGAGCTTCCTCGACGACATGCTGGCGCACGCGCAGGCAACCCGCGCGAGCAGCGTTCGCTGGCTTCAGCTCGTCGTTGCCTTCACAGGTCTGATCGTCCTCACCAATCTGCTGCTGCTCGTGCTCGCACGCCGGCGCATCTTCCGCCCGCTGCTGCAGGCCCGCAATCACATCGTGGCACTCGCCGAGGAACGCAATCTCGACCGGCCGACGCGTGTCAACAGGCATAGCGGCGAGATTCATGAGCTGTTCGCTGCCCTTGAATCGCTGCGCCTCAAGCTGCGTGAGCGCCTGCGCCTCACCGAGCGCCTGAAGGTGCAGGCCGAAACCGATGCGCTGACCGGCCTGCTGAATCGCCGCACTTTCGATCGTCTCGGTCAGGACGACTCCGGCTTCGCCGACCTGCCCATCGAAACCGGTCTGATCCTGATGGACATCGATCGCTTCAAGCTGATCAACGACACCTATGGCCATATCACCGGCGATCACGTCCTGCGGACCACAGCGGGGCTGGTGGCGGAAATGGTTCGCAAGAACGACCTCGTCATGCGCTATGGCGGCGAGGAGTTCGCCATCGTCCTGCCGAGCACCTCCCTGCGCACGCTGGCGCGGATCGCGGAAACGCTGCGCGCGGCGATCGCCGAGCAGGCGATCATGCTCGACGACGGAACCGAGTTGCTCGTCACTGCGAGCTTCGGCGTAGCGACCGGCCGACGCGATGGCCCTGGCTGGAAGACATTGATCGAAGCAGCCGATCATGCGCTCTACACGGCCAAGGCCGAGGGACGGAACCGGGTCGGAATCGCCGGCGAGCATATGCTCGCCGGTAAGGTCGTGGCCGATCGGGTCAGGGCAGCCTGA
- the acs gene encoding acetate--CoA ligase, whose product MTEMIYDVPASWAKKAYLNDAKYKKMYAASIKDPDKFWGEQGKRIDWFKPYTKVRNTSYKPGKVSIKWFEDGTTNVAYNCIDRHLATRAKQTAIIWEGDDPSESKKISYGQLYTEVCKFANVLKAKGVKKGDRVTIYLPMIPEAAYAMLACARIGAMHSVVFGGFSPDSLASRIEDSDSKIVITADEGLRGGRSVPLKKNVDAADDKVKGGIATVIVVKRTGGNVTMKDGRDVWYHDEVAKVSGHCPPVEVKAEDPLFLLYTSGSTGKPKGVLHTTAGYLVYTAMTHQYVFDYHDGDIYWCTADVGWVTGHSYILYGPLANGATTLMFEGIPTYPTISRFWEVIDKHKVNIFYTAPTAIRSLMGAGEEPVKKTKRKSLRLLGSVGEPINPEAWEWYHRVVGERRCPIVDTWWQTETGGILISPLPGATKLKPGSATRPFFGVKPELVDAEGKVLEGAAEGNLVIAESWPGQMRTVYGDHKRFEETYFATYPNKYFTGDGCRRDADGYYWITGRVDDVINVSGHRMGTAEVESALVAHPQVSEAAVVGYPHDIKGQGIYAYVTLMAGEKPSADLKKELVSYVRNEIGPIASPDLIQFAPGLPKTRSGKIMRRILRKIAEDEYGALGDTSTLADPAVVDDLIANRQNKRKAG is encoded by the coding sequence ATGACCGAGATGATCTACGATGTGCCCGCTTCCTGGGCCAAGAAGGCCTATCTGAACGACGCCAAGTACAAGAAGATGTATGCGGCTTCGATCAAGGACCCGGACAAGTTCTGGGGCGAGCAGGGCAAGCGGATCGACTGGTTCAAGCCCTATACGAAGGTCCGCAACACCAGCTACAAGCCGGGCAAAGTCTCGATCAAATGGTTCGAGGATGGCACGACCAACGTCGCCTATAACTGCATCGACCGGCACCTGGCGACGCGGGCCAAGCAGACCGCGATCATCTGGGAGGGCGACGACCCCAGCGAGTCGAAGAAGATCAGCTACGGGCAGCTCTATACCGAGGTCTGCAAGTTCGCGAACGTGCTGAAGGCCAAGGGCGTCAAGAAGGGCGACCGGGTCACGATCTACCTGCCGATGATCCCGGAAGCGGCCTATGCGATGCTGGCCTGCGCCCGGATCGGCGCGATGCATTCGGTGGTGTTCGGCGGCTTCTCGCCGGATTCGCTCGCGAGCCGGATCGAGGATTCCGATTCGAAGATCGTAATCACCGCCGATGAAGGCCTGCGCGGTGGCCGTTCCGTGCCGCTGAAGAAGAATGTCGATGCCGCCGACGACAAGGTGAAGGGCGGCATCGCGACGGTGATCGTGGTCAAGCGCACTGGTGGCAACGTCACCATGAAGGACGGCCGCGACGTCTGGTATCATGACGAGGTCGCCAAGGTTTCCGGCCATTGCCCGCCGGTCGAGGTCAAGGCGGAGGACCCGCTGTTCCTGCTCTATACCTCGGGCTCGACCGGTAAGCCGAAGGGCGTGCTGCACACGACCGCCGGCTATCTCGTCTACACCGCGATGACGCACCAATACGTCTTCGACTACCATGACGGTGATATCTACTGGTGCACCGCCGATGTCGGCTGGGTCACCGGCCACAGCTACATCCTCTACGGCCCGCTCGCCAATGGCGCGACGACGCTGATGTTCGAGGGCATCCCGACCTATCCGACGATCTCCCGTTTCTGGGAGGTGATCGACAAGCACAAGGTCAACATCTTCTACACCGCCCCGACCGCGATCCGCTCGCTGATGGGCGCCGGCGAGGAGCCGGTGAAGAAGACCAAGCGCAAGTCGCTGCGCCTGCTCGGCTCGGTCGGCGAGCCGATCAATCCGGAAGCCTGGGAGTGGTATCACCGTGTCGTCGGCGAGCGCCGCTGCCCGATCGTCGACACCTGGTGGCAGACCGAGACCGGCGGCATCCTGATCTCCCCGCTGCCGGGCGCGACCAAGCTGAAGCCCGGCTCGGCGACGCGGCCCTTCTTCGGGGTCAAGCCCGAGCTGGTCGATGCCGAGGGCAAGGTGCTGGAGGGCGCCGCCGAGGGCAACCTCGTCATCGCCGAGAGCTGGCCCGGCCAGATGCGCACGGTCTATGGCGACCATAAGCGCTTCGAGGAGACCTATTTCGCGACCTATCCGAACAAGTATTTCACCGGCGACGGCTGCCGGCGCGACGCCGACGGCTATTACTGGATCACCGGCCGTGTCGACGACGTGATCAACGTCTCCGGCCATCGGATGGGCACGGCCGAGGTCGAATCGGCGCTGGTGGCGCATCCCCAGGTCTCGGAGGCTGCGGTGGTCGGCTATCCGCACGACATCAAGGGGCAAGGCATCTACGCCTATGTCACGCTGATGGCGGGCGAGAAGCCCTCGGCGGACCTGAAGAAGGAACTGGTTTCCTACGTCCGCAACGAGATCGGCCCGATCGCCTCGCCGGACCTGATCCAGTTCGCGCCCGGCCTGCCCAAGACCCGTTCGGGCAAGATCATGCGCCGCATCCTGCGCAAGATCGCCGAGGACGAGTACGGCGCGCTCGGCGACACCTCGACCCTGGCCGATCCGGCCGTCGTCGACGACCTGATCGCCAACCGACAGAACAAGCGCAAGGCAGGCTGA
- a CDS encoding EVE domain-containing protein produces the protein MAHWLIKSEPSVYSWDDLVKAGAKGTHWDGVKNHTAKLNLMAMKTGDQVFFYHSNEGLEVVGIAEVIKEHYPWGEAGPPWVLVDFKALKPLPKPVSLAAVKAEPKLAKMSLVTSFRLSVQPVTDEEWALVCKMGGL, from the coding sequence ATGGCGCACTGGCTGATCAAATCGGAACCCTCGGTCTACTCCTGGGACGACCTGGTCAAGGCCGGCGCCAAGGGCACGCATTGGGACGGGGTGAAGAACCACACCGCCAAGCTCAACCTGATGGCGATGAAGACCGGCGACCAGGTCTTTTTCTATCATTCGAACGAGGGTCTCGAGGTCGTCGGCATCGCCGAGGTCATCAAGGAGCATTATCCCTGGGGCGAGGCCGGCCCGCCCTGGGTGCTGGTCGATTTCAAGGCGCTGAAGCCCTTGCCGAAGCCGGTCTCGCTCGCTGCGGTCAAGGCTGAGCCGAAGCTCGCCAAGATGTCGCTCGTCACCTCGTTCCGCCTCTCGGTGCAGCCGGTGACGGACGAGGAATGGGCCCTCGTCTGCAAGATGGGCGGGCTCTGA
- a CDS encoding NAD(P)H-dependent glycerol-3-phosphate dehydrogenase: MSAKSRYRTVGVAGAGAFGTALALAAARAGRRVLLWARDEETVASLREQREAPRLPGARLPEAIEPISDIAALGSVEALILAVPTQALRSASTLLAPALPEGLPVISAAKGIEQGSGRFTTQIIAEALPQAVPAVLSGPSFAADIARGLPTALTLASTDAALAKALAEALNSSALRIYHSNDPRGVEIGGAAKNVLAIAAGIAIGLGLGESARAALVARGFAELRRFGEAHGAQAETLMGLSGLGDVVLSCATAQSRNFAYGQALGQGKAPTEAAGGKLAEGAFTASVLVEMARAERIDMPIAEAVAAVIAGTVGVREAVAELLARPVRAEN; this comes from the coding sequence GTGAGCGCAAAAAGCCGCTACCGGACGGTGGGCGTCGCCGGCGCCGGCGCCTTCGGCACGGCGCTGGCGCTTGCGGCTGCGCGGGCCGGGCGGCGGGTCCTGCTCTGGGCCCGTGATGAGGAGACGGTGGCGAGCCTGCGCGAGCAGCGCGAGGCGCCGCGATTGCCCGGCGCGAGGCTGCCGGAGGCGATCGAGCCGATTTCCGATATCGCGGCACTGGGCTCGGTCGAGGCGCTGATCCTGGCGGTGCCGACGCAGGCTTTGCGGTCGGCCTCGACGCTGCTCGCTCCAGCGCTGCCGGAAGGGCTGCCGGTGATCTCGGCCGCCAAGGGCATCGAGCAGGGCAGCGGGCGCTTCACCACGCAGATCATCGCCGAGGCGCTGCCGCAGGCGGTTCCGGCGGTGCTGTCAGGGCCGAGCTTCGCCGCCGACATCGCGCGCGGCCTGCCGACGGCGCTGACGCTGGCCTCAACCGACGCGGCTTTGGCCAAGGCGCTGGCGGAGGCGCTGAATTCCTCGGCGCTGCGCATCTATCACAGCAATGATCCGCGTGGCGTCGAGATTGGCGGTGCCGCCAAGAACGTGCTCGCCATCGCCGCCGGCATCGCCATCGGCCTCGGCCTCGGCGAGAGCGCTCGCGCTGCTCTGGTGGCGCGCGGCTTTGCCGAGCTGCGCCGTTTCGGCGAAGCGCATGGCGCCCAGGCCGAGACGCTGATGGGGCTTTCGGGATTGGGCGACGTCGTGCTCTCCTGCGCCACGGCGCAATCGCGCAATTTCGCCTATGGCCAGGCGCTGGGGCAGGGCAAGGCGCCGACTGAAGCCGCCGGCGGCAAGCTCGCCGAGGGCGCTTTCACAGCCTCCGTGCTGGTCGAGATGGCGCGGGCGGAGAGGATCGATATGCCGATCGCGGAAGCGGTCGCTGCGGTTATAGCCGGCACGGTCGGCGTGCGTGAGGCTGTCGCGGAGCTGCTGGCGCGGCCGGTGCGGGCGGAAAACTGA
- the tsaD gene encoding tRNA (adenosine(37)-N6)-threonylcarbamoyltransferase complex transferase subunit TsaD, producing the protein MRVLGIETTCDETAAAIVCVERSGEAKILSNEVLSQIAAHAAYGGVVPEIAARAHVEAIDRIVARAFESAGMKPFEIDGVAAAAGPGLVGGVMVGLTTAKAIALVTGRPFIAINHLEGHALTVRLTDDLAFPYLLLLVSGGHTQLLAVRGVGDYLRLGTTIDDAVGEAFDKIAKMLGLPYPGGPSVEREALKGDPERFEFPRPMSGRPNPDFSLSGLKTAVRLVAERIAPLSDRDVADLCASFQAAVVDVLVDRTRAGLRACREAGIKPTSLVVAGGVAANQQIRNGLVRLATEAGLPMVAPPMALCGDNGAMIAWAGLERLRLGLVDDMSAVARPRWPLDELRAQA; encoded by the coding sequence ATGCGAGTTCTGGGCATAGAGACGACCTGCGACGAGACGGCCGCCGCGATCGTCTGCGTCGAACGCTCCGGCGAGGCCAAGATCCTGTCGAACGAGGTTCTCAGCCAGATCGCGGCCCATGCCGCCTATGGCGGTGTCGTGCCCGAGATCGCGGCGCGTGCCCATGTCGAGGCGATCGACCGGATCGTGGCACGCGCCTTCGAGAGCGCCGGCATGAAGCCGTTCGAGATCGACGGCGTTGCTGCAGCGGCCGGGCCGGGGCTGGTCGGCGGCGTCATGGTCGGCCTCACCACGGCGAAGGCGATCGCTTTGGTGACGGGCCGGCCCTTCATCGCGATCAACCATCTCGAAGGGCACGCGCTGACGGTGCGGCTGACCGACGACCTCGCCTTCCCCTATCTGTTGCTGCTGGTCTCCGGCGGGCATACGCAATTGCTCGCGGTGCGCGGTGTCGGTGATTATCTCCGGCTTGGCACGACCATCGACGATGCGGTCGGCGAAGCCTTCGACAAGATCGCCAAGATGCTCGGCCTGCCCTATCCGGGCGGCCCTTCGGTCGAGCGCGAGGCGCTGAAGGGCGATCCCGAGCGCTTCGAGTTCCCGCGGCCGATGAGCGGGCGGCCCAATCCGGATTTCTCGCTGTCGGGCCTGAAGACGGCGGTGCGGCTGGTCGCCGAGCGGATCGCGCCCTTGTCCGACCGCGATGTCGCCGACCTCTGCGCCTCCTTCCAGGCCGCGGTGGTCGACGTGCTGGTCGACCGGACGCGGGCCGGCTTGCGCGCCTGCCGTGAAGCCGGAATCAAGCCGACCTCCCTGGTCGTGGCCGGTGGCGTCGCTGCCAACCAGCAGATCCGCAACGGTTTGGTGCGGCTTGCGACCGAGGCCGGATTGCCGATGGTCGCGCCGCCGATGGCGCTGTGCGGCGACAATGGCGCGATGATCGCATGGGCCGGGCTGGAGCGCCTGCGTCTCGGCCTCGTCGACGATATGAGCGCGGTGGCGCGCCCGCGCTGGCCGCTTGACGAACTCAGGGCGCAGGCGTGA
- a CDS encoding uroporphyrinogen-III synthase, producing the protein MFRPLEDAERSAQSLRERGKDPVVAPLFQVLPTGEKPPKGPFDALVLTSANAVPALEGLPKSWRGALPAFCVGTRTADAAGKLGFTAHSARGGRAELLALILEQVPKGRKLLLVAGRDRHEDLPQQLGDAGHEVTIWTAYEAKAVEALPAAAADVLRDGSADAALHYSPRSAEVFFDLAGKAGLTEQAQALPQLALSAAIAAPLISAGSDTVLVAEHPEEAALFAALDQLPARTLLTGDAKEPAAADDKADKDEMTAGPSSDQGQTGKRRNRSGRTPPTIELAATEAVETPPVEAAASATTAAEAERIETAAEAVLPTEALPEEFTPPPVPEQQRRYSLPTVALAGLAGGVIGAGLVLLALRLAGPDEGARLAELTRRVESLQAQSAAIGAIDRKAAAAAESAAKAGSEAQANAARLAELAKAAPAGAAIPAGLNEKLDRADSTAAAARDAAATLGQRLTGVEAAAKNAAQPSRQALAAARVVLAERIRDAIGSGRPFQADLTALGDIPADQKTALAAVAGTGVPTRDKLLAQFKSHHALFVRETTPAANSWEDKLLGLASRIVTIRPVGDSGSSDPATLPIRLEGALAQNDIVKAAELWTQLPEPARRGSEAFGAALKQRASAETTINRIAQDAVAALGTAG; encoded by the coding sequence GTGTTCAGACCGCTTGAGGATGCCGAGCGCAGCGCTCAGAGCTTGCGCGAGCGTGGCAAGGACCCGGTGGTCGCGCCGCTGTTTCAGGTCCTGCCAACAGGCGAGAAGCCGCCCAAGGGACCGTTCGACGCGCTGGTGCTGACCAGCGCCAATGCCGTGCCGGCGCTGGAGGGCCTGCCAAAGAGCTGGCGCGGCGCCCTGCCCGCCTTCTGTGTCGGCACGCGCACTGCGGACGCCGCCGGCAAGCTCGGCTTCACCGCCCACAGCGCCAGGGGTGGACGCGCCGAGCTGCTGGCGCTGATTCTGGAACAGGTGCCGAAGGGCCGGAAGCTGCTCCTCGTCGCCGGCCGCGACCGGCATGAAGACCTGCCGCAGCAACTGGGCGACGCCGGCCACGAGGTGACGATCTGGACCGCCTATGAAGCCAAGGCGGTCGAGGCCCTGCCCGCTGCTGCCGCCGATGTGTTGCGCGACGGCTCGGCCGATGCCGCGCTGCATTATTCGCCGCGCAGCGCCGAGGTCTTTTTCGACCTCGCCGGCAAGGCCGGGCTCACCGAGCAGGCGCAGGCCCTGCCGCAGCTGGCGCTCTCGGCCGCGATCGCCGCACCGCTGATCTCGGCCGGGTCCGACACCGTGCTCGTCGCCGAGCATCCCGAGGAGGCCGCGCTCTTCGCCGCGCTCGATCAGCTTCCCGCTCGCACTTTGCTGACCGGCGATGCTAAGGAGCCGGCAGCGGCGGACGACAAGGCGGACAAGGACGAGATGACGGCGGGACCGAGCAGCGACCAAGGCCAGACCGGCAAGCGCCGCAATCGCTCCGGCCGGACGCCGCCGACCATCGAGCTCGCAGCCACAGAGGCGGTGGAGACGCCTCCCGTGGAGGCTGCCGCCTCGGCTACGACCGCAGCCGAAGCCGAACGCATCGAGACCGCCGCCGAAGCGGTCTTGCCGACCGAGGCGCTTCCTGAGGAGTTCACGCCGCCGCCGGTGCCGGAGCAGCAGCGCCGCTACAGCCTGCCGACCGTCGCGCTAGCCGGCCTCGCCGGTGGGGTGATCGGCGCCGGCCTGGTGCTGCTGGCTTTACGCCTCGCCGGCCCCGATGAGGGCGCGCGGCTGGCCGAGCTCACCAGGCGCGTCGAGAGCCTGCAGGCGCAGAGCGCCGCGATCGGCGCCATCGACCGCAAGGCGGCGGCGGCGGCCGAAAGCGCCGCCAAGGCGGGCAGCGAGGCGCAGGCCAATGCCGCCCGGCTCGCCGAGCTGGCCAAGGCAGCCCCCGCCGGCGCAGCCATCCCCGCCGGGCTGAACGAGAAGCTCGACCGCGCCGACAGCACGGCCGCCGCCGCCCGCGATGCGGCCGCGACGCTGGGCCAACGCCTCACCGGCGTCGAGGCCGCAGCCAAGAATGCCGCCCAGCCGAGCCGCCAAGCGCTCGCCGCCGCCCGCGTCGTCCTTGCCGAACGCATCCGTGACGCGATCGGCTCCGGCCGGCCCTTCCAGGCCGATCTTACCGCGCTCGGCGATATCCCGGCCGATCAGAAGACGGCGCTCGCCGCCGTCGCCGGCACCGGGGTCCCGACGCGCGACAAGCTGCTGGCGCAGTTCAAGAGCCACCACGCTTTGTTCGTGCGCGAGACCACGCCGGCCGCGAACAGCTGGGAAGACAAGCTGCTCGGTCTCGCCAGCCGCATCGTCACCATCCGCCCCGTGGGTGATTCCGGCTCCAGCGATCCTGCGACCCTGCCGATCCGGCTAGAGGGTGCGCTCGCCCAGAACGACATCGTCAAGGCGGCCGAGCTCTGGACGCAATTGCCTGAGCCAGCGCGGCGCGGCAGCGAAGCCTTCGGTGCGGCGTTGAAGCAGCGCGCGAGCGCGGAGACGACGATCAACCGCATCGCGCAGGATGCGGTCGCGGCGCTGGGCACGGCAGGCTGA